DNA sequence from the Candida dubliniensis CD36 chromosome 5, complete sequence genome:
AATATGACGAATTAGTGCCTCTTCAttacaaaagaaagaaaatccTGAGcaatttgaaattgcaAAAAGTCCCTCAAGATCTATTTGGTGTATTTCTATTGAATGCGTCGTCCCTTGATGTATCAAGTTCCAGtccaaaaaacaaagagatattaattgttgaagaGATGGCCGATAGTGAACAAGTGAAGGAGAGGGAGGTAATCGGTACCGAGTTAGCAGGATCGATTATTCATGATAAAATGGAGAATGTAACCCAATTACCAATAAAAACCCTGTTATCAACGTCATCAACATCTCTCCCATTATTGATGCATGAAGAAAACAACATAAGCCAAGTAGTAAGGTATGAAGTCGATGAACACCTGAATGATGCTTTATCTTGGGTTTTCACTGGTCCAATGACAAATCTACATCTATTTGGTAAATATATTCCTAATATTGAGCTATCGCCACAAGATGCAGAATTGTACGTCCATTGTGCTCGTGATTTTATGCAACAGGTCTCTTTACCACATGCTCATCCCTCCTTAAGCCCACCAAATGTATGGGTTAATTTGGCTTTAGagtcatcaattttaatcGATGTGTATTTAAGTTGTGGGGCAACATATCTAGCATGTTTGCATCAGAACCTGAAGGTTGAGCAACTGCAGTTGCAAACAAATGACAACGAACAATTGGCACAAAAGTATCATGAATTGTCAGAGACGAAGTACAACTTGGCCGTCAAATCATTGATGCTGGCCATTTCAACCAATTCGATTGATTTGGATAGTGATTGGTTAATGACTGCAGGATTAAGTTTATGTTTGCGTGATCGAGCCAATGGGTTGAATGGCTCTCGCTGTACTAAGCATGTCTCATTTGTCtataatttaatcaaaCGACGAATTGACAAAAAGAGACAATCTCAAAGACTAGGGAATACGCTGCCATTATCCCTGATTACCCCAGTAGAAcgattattaattgatagctttttattcaattacACTTGTTCATTTTTGACGTGTGGTAAGCAAGATTTCGCCAGTCTCCCTTCTCCATACTCGTTTTTCCCAGATATCGAAAACTGGTTTGATGTGccaattttccaaaattgtGAAGTCAAATGGATGAATAATCCAGTGTTAGGGGCAGCAAGAAATAGTTTTCAAACATTGGCCAAATTAATATATCTATTGCGTAGCCACTACGAATTTGATGGTGATGGAGCCGACAATTGCCATCACATGaatgatgaaatattttggGGATTGATATTAGCAATAAATGATCAAGAAATCGATCAAGTCGAAAAAGACaatgttttgaaattaaagcAACTATTGGAAATATTTCCACTAGGATCAAAAACAAT
Encoded proteins:
- a CDS encoding zinc cluster transcription factor, putative (possibly fungus-specific); translation: MNSEISTSNDDVDPLLSSDQELQNPNPKRRKHNRVRTGCFTCRKRKKKCDEHKPHCENCIRNKLKCQYPSQWNEALPLDFKLETFQYDELVPLHYKRKKISSNLKLQKVPQDLFGVFLLNASSLDVSSSSPKNKEILIVEEMADSEQVKEREVIGTELAGSIIHDKMENVTQLPIKTSLSTSSTSLPLLMHEENNISQVVRYEVDEHSNDALSWVFTGPMTNLHLFGKYIPNIELSPQDAELYVHCARDFMQQVSLPHAHPSLSPPNVWVNLALESSILIDVYLSCGATYLACLHQNSKVEQSQLQTNDNEQLAQKYHELSETKYNLAVKSLMSAISTNSIDLDSDWLMTAGLSLCLRDRANGLNGSRCTKHVSFVYNLIKRRIDKKRQSQRLGNTSPLSSITPVERLLIDSFLFNYTCSFLTCGKQDFASLPSPYSFFPDIENWFDVPIFQNCEVKWMNNPVLGAARNSFQTLAKLIYLLRSHYEFDGDGADNCHHMNDEIFWGLILAINDQEIDQVEKDNVLKLKQLLEIFPLGSKTMATSHSGEELSYSVLRSNLAVSIITINACKILAAKLINPKIPAYLPQIQSSVSIILEELSLYIPQDNYSSSICIASLFFCGVAIINKSQQDLLCCKLSNLKNNLSQIVANNLISILRKCWDKETTERVIFGDKCYKCFDTIFDRAILESVAF